From a region of the Solanum stenotomum isolate F172 chromosome 2, ASM1918654v1, whole genome shotgun sequence genome:
- the LOC125857106 gene encoding uncharacterized protein LOC125857106, with the protein MSILCTCEARGKNIKGKQDVRLVQFLMGLNDSYCSARGNILMISRLPSISNAYALLIQEKKQREMNTTHKYPGESSSFIVTGTNNGGQRPYGSDPKGQRVQFDNKKFGLVCRYCKKSGHTIDKCFKLHGYPANFKFTRQRSFQNTVQGNVVQANEGRGGQFMYNADEKVKPLTKEELEHVMLLLHQVKPEDHGTVSLATTGDNCAGPFNEEPQGPW; encoded by the exons ATGTCCATTCTTTGCACCTGTGAAGCAAGAGGTAAAAATATCAAAGGGAAGCAAGATGTAAGACTGGTGCAGTTCTTAATGGGACTAAACGACAGTTATTGCAGTGCCAGAGGTAACATTCTGATGATCTCGCGTTTACCTAGTATTTCTAATGCATATGCTCTCTTAATTCAAGAGAAGAAACAGAGGGAAATGAATACTACACACAAATACCCAGGAGAATCTTCTTCATTCATAGTGACAGGGACTAACAATGGAGGACAAAGGCCATATGGTTCTGACCCTAAGGGACAAAGGGTACAATTTGATAACAAGAAGTTTGGTTTGGTCTGCAGATATTGCAAAAAGTCCGGGCACACTATTGATAAGTGTTTCAAACTACATGGTTATCCagcaaattttaaatttactagACAAAGGAGTTTTCAGAACACTGTGCAGGGGAATGTTGTTCAAGCTAATGAAGGACGTGGTGGTCAGTTCATGTATAATGCGGATGAGAAAGTCAAACCTCTCACTAAGGAAGAACTGGAACATGTGATGTTGCTACTGCATCAAGTGAAACCTGAAGATCATGGCACTGTTTCCCTTGCCACAACTGGTGATAATTGTGCTG GGCCCTTCAATGAAGAGCCCCAAGGTCCTTGGTGA